The Balneolaceae bacterium region ATGGAATATATACGCACAACTTCCGTACCACGACGGACTTACAGTATGACGTACCTTACCGGGTTACGGTGACCGACTCCGCTGGAAATCGCGTATACGCGGAGACCCGGACACCCCGGAATGCCAAGGAGCATAGTTTTCCATCGCCCCCCAACTGCAAGGAACAGTTTGAACTCAGCTATCACGGTGTCACGAGTCCGAACAATCTGTCCGTGGAAGCGGGCATTCAGTTTCGAGGGCAGGTTTACTGGAAAAGTTTGCCCATGGTAAAGGGAGACAGCACGAATGAATCGCAGTTCCGGTTTACCTTGAAGGAGTTGATAGATGAAAACCTCTATCACAGGGGATACAACGCCTGGTGCCACCACCTGAGTGATGACTCCCTTTACGTGCGCTATCGCCACTTCAGCGACGAACTGTTTGGAACGTTGGAATCGGATACGGTCTCTGTCCCTGGTGGGACCGGACAATTTGGTTCGGGCTACCGGGAGGCCTACCGTCTGCCGATCGACACCACGAATGTCTGTTATCCCTTCTGCGGAGTTCTTATCATCGATCCCGATTGTCCTCCCGATTGCGGAGAGACGTTTTAGAGGGGCCTATGAACCGGAGTTTACACCCCAAAATCAGACTTTCGATTCGGTGCCTTCTCCCGCCCTCTATACGTTGAACCCCTCCGCCAGCAGGCGCTTCCACTCGGCATGGCGGCGCAGGTAGCTGGCCACGTACGGGCAGAGGGGCACCAGCCGGAGTCCGCGGCGGTCCACCTCCTGAAGCACCTGGTGCACCATGTCGGAGGCCACGCCCTGGCCCTCCCAGGCCGAAGGCACTTCGGTGTGGGTGAGGTAGATCACGCCTTTGGCGTTGATAATGTAGTCAACGTAGGCGGTCTTCTGGCCCAGATCCAGCTCAAAACGCTTGCGGTCGCTGTTGTCCCGTACGCGGGACTCCTCCCAGCCCATCAGTCCGCCTCCCCGTCTTGTCCCCCGCCGCCCCGGAAGCCGATCTCCTTGTGGCTTCCGTCGCAGAAGGGCTTGTTGGCCGAAGCCCCGCAGCGGCACATGGCCTTGCGTCCGCTGCAGTCCCGCGGCTGCATGGTTTCCGAGTAGATGAGCCAGTTGCCCTCCACAATGCAGGGGCCGTGCTCCATCACCTTGACCGTAAGGGGGCCGTCTCCCTCTGAACCGCCTTCCTCGAGGCCCTCTGTCACATAGGCCGAGGAGGCCTCGAAAGCGGCCTCGGAGTGGCTGCCGTCGCACAGCGGCTTGTTGGCGGACTGCCCGCATCGGCAGAGCGCCAGTCGGGTGTCCTCCAGCAGCAGCTCCCCGTTGTGGTCCTCCACCCGTATGCGCCCCCGCAGGTAGAGGGGGCCGTCGGGCGATACGGCGATGCTGTTTTTCGGGGGAGGCTGCTCCGCCTCGATCTCCGGACCAGTGGTGTAGTGAAGCGCCCCCGTGGGGCAGCGGGTTACTATGGAGGCGATTCGGCGCGCCTCCGCTTGCTCCGGCTGAATCCAGGGGCGCTTTTTGGGGTCGAAGACCTTGCGAAGCCCCTTTACGCACTCGGCGGCGTGGATGCAGCGGGCTACGTCGTAATGAACCTGGAGTTCCTCGCTTTTGTAGTTGTGGATCTTGGATTTCATGCGTGGGGTGAGGTTTGGGGAATTCGCCTGAGGAGGATAATGTGCTAGAAATTCGGCTCAGGCGCAAGAGGGGGCGTTGCGCCTGCAGGGCGGTCCCGGAGCATTGGCTATCCCGGAGGCAGGCGTTTATCTTGAGGGGCATGCACTCCAGGACCAAGGACAGGCGCTATGTGGCAATATCGTGAAATGGAATCCGGCAAACAGAACTTGCGCTTCACCCTGCAGGAGGAGGGAAGCAGCATCAGCTACGGGGATTGGCTCGATAGTATGGCCGAATCGGCCGACTGCCGCACCTTCTACCATGGACTGCTGGCGGAAACGCCCTGGGAGGCCTTTTTCTGGGAGCACCCGCCGGTGACCTGGGAGACCCTCGACCGCCCCTACGAGTGCAGGCTCATCGAAAGCACCTTCCTGGCCGGCGTCTCCCCGGACGCGCAGACCTTCAGCCGCTATTTTGATCCCGGCCGGAAGGTGGTGACCTTCCCCAACCTGGGCAAGGACGCCACGCTGGTGGTGCCCTGTCCGGAGGGTGAACAGAGCGTCTATCCCCACATCGGCTCCTTTGTGCGGCAGGCCGCCCCGGGCCAGGCGGACCGCCTCTGGGAGGTGGCCGCGCGGGAGATGCGGGAGGCGGTGGGCGGGGAGCCGCGCTGGCTGAGCACCCACGGGGGCGGGGTGTACTGGCTGCACCTGCGTATCGACTCCATCCCCAAGTATTACCACACTGCGGAGTACAAGCAGGGCTGAGTGACCCGGGAATGGCAAAGAGACGCCAAGGCCGAGGGCACGCAAGCGGGCGGCCCGTTGTTATGACATCCCCGGCAATCAGGCATTCACCAACCGGAAAAACCCATGGAACGCGTACTTACCGAAGGCAGGGTGCCCATCAAGCTCTGGCTGGAGGACCTCGACGAGGAGGCCCTCCAGCAGGC contains the following coding sequences:
- a CDS encoding GNAT family N-acetyltransferase; this encodes MGWEESRVRDNSDRKRFELDLGQKTAYVDYIINAKGVIYLTHTEVPSAWEGQGVASDMVHQVLQEVDRRGLRLVPLCPYVASYLRRHAEWKRLLAEGFNV
- a CDS encoding CDGSH iron-sulfur domain-containing protein; its protein translation is MKSKIHNYKSEELQVHYDVARCIHAAECVKGLRKVFDPKKRPWIQPEQAEARRIASIVTRCPTGALHYTTGPEIEAEQPPPKNSIAVSPDGPLYLRGRIRVEDHNGELLLEDTRLALCRCGQSANKPLCDGSHSEAAFEASSAYVTEGLEEGGSEGDGPLTVKVMEHGPCIVEGNWLIYSETMQPRDCSGRKAMCRCGASANKPFCDGSHKEIGFRGGGGQDGEAD